In Grus americana isolate bGruAme1 unplaced genomic scaffold, bGruAme1.mat scaffold_419, whole genome shotgun sequence, one genomic interval encodes:
- the LOC129200699 gene encoding olfactory receptor 14J1-like — protein sequence MSNDSSITQFLLLAFADTRELQLLHFWLFLGIYLAALLGNGLIITVIACDHHLHTPMYFFLLNLSLLDLGFISTTLPKAMASSLWDNRSISYRGCAAQLFFFLFFIVGDYYLLTIMAYDRYIAICKPLHYGTLLGSRACAHMAAAAWGSGFLTALLHTANTFSLPLCHGNAVDQFFCEIPQILKLSCSDAYLREVGLIVVSVCLAFGCFVFIVVSYVQIFRAVLRIPSEQGQHKAFSTCLPHLAVVSMFISTCIFAYLKTPSMSSPSLDLVMAVLYSVVPPAMNPLIYSMRNQELKDAVWKLRTG from the coding sequence ATGTCCAAtgacagctccatcacccagttcctcctcctggcattcgcagacacacgggagctgcagctcttgcacttctggctcttcctgggcatctacctggctgccctcctgggaaacggcctcatcatcactgtcatagcctgtgaccaccacctccacacccccatgtacttcttcctcctcaacctctcccttctAGACCTGGGcttcatctccaccactctccccaaagccatggccagcTCACTCTGGGACAACAGATCCATCTCCTACCGAggatgtgctgcccagctctttttctttctcttctttattgtaGGGGACTATTATCTTCTCAccatcatggcctacgaccgctacattgccatctgcaaacccctgcactacgggaccctcctgggcagcagagcttgtgcccacatggcagcagctgcctggggcagtgggtttctcactgctctgctgcacacggccaatacattttccctacccctctgccacggcaatgctgtggaccagttcttctgtgaaatcccccagatcctcaagctctcctgctcagatgcctacctcagggaagttgggctaattgtggttagtgtctgtttagcatttgggtgttttgttttcattgtggtgtcctatgtgcagatcttcagggccgtgctgaggatcccctctgagcagggacagcacaaagccttttccacatgcctccctcacctggccgtggtctcaATGTTTATCAGCACTTGCATATTTGCCTACCTGAAGACCCCCTCcatgtcctccccatccctggatctGGTAATGGCAGTTCTTtactcagtggtgcctccagccatgaatcctctcatctacagcatgaggaaccaggagctcaaggatgcagtgtggaaactgaggacgggatga